CACAACAGTTTCGATGCTTCGGAGAACTGGTGGGGCACGAATACGGACCCGTCCGTGTTTACTGAAGGGTCCGTAAGGTCTGACCCGTGGCTCGTCCTCGGGGTCGTTCCCGGCTCCGTCAACGTATCGGCCGGCGAGGTCTCGATCATCCGGGCGAACATGACACATGATGTAAACGGAATCGACACCTCGGGCAGCGGCCTTCTCCCCGACGGGATTCCGGTGATATTCGATCTCGCAGCCGGTTCCGGAAACCTGTCGGTTACCGGGGGAGAGATCGCCGGCGGCGTGAACAATTCGATCTTTACACCGACCGGCCCAGGGCTGGTGACCGTCACCGCCAGGGCGGACGACCAGACCGTCGGGACATTTACCCGGGTGACATCCTGAACCTGCAATATAGGTCATCATTACAGGACGAAGTCATAAATTCAAATATACTGTAGAATAAAACAATATTGATGACCGATATTGTAGAGATAGAGATCGTAGGATTCTCGGATTCGTCATGCGGACCGTTCCCGTGCGACGGCGACCGGACGTGCGAACTCGAGAAGTGCGCACCTTCCGAAAACCTCGTCAAGGCATTCGAAGCGCTATCCGAACGCATCAAATATATCTTCGGCAGCAATGTTGCGCTGAAGCTCACGCTTATCGACGACGGAATCCCGGATCATATCGTCAGGATAATCGAAGAGATACACCCGCCGATCCCGATTGTAATCGTCAACGGCAGGGTAACGCCCATAGGAAGGATCTCGCTTCCCCAGATCAGGGAAGAGATCGAAAGGGCCCTGTGAGCCCTTTTCAGGAAGGATTTTATTATTTATATGACAAGGATTGTGTTGCATGCCTGAACTTGTATACATAAACCCGTTGTCCGCGGCAAAGATCGCGGCCGCCATATCGGTAGTGCTCGGATTTATTGCGGGAGTAATAATAGTATTTCTCGGACTTTTCTCGGTCCTGGCCTCACTGGTGATACCCGTGAGTACCATTGAAGCGGGAGCTGATCTCCTGTCGGGCGTCCTGCAGGTGATCGTAACGACAATCGCACTCGCGATTCTGGGTTTCATCACCGGCGGGATCGCGGCGTTCATCTACAATATAGCGGCGGGAATATTCGGCGGCCTCGATCTCGGTTTTGTGGACGCGATATTCGTAGCCGAAGAGGAACCCGGGACTGAGAACTCCATAGGGTACGAATGATTCGTACCTGAAAAATCTAAAAAATAATTAATAGAAAAAAATCCGAAAATCAAAAAAAAATTTTTAAAATATTCCCGATTACTCCCTGTAAAGAGAGACTACATCCCCGATGACGATAATAGCCGGGGGCTTAACACCCCGCAACTGAGCTATTTCTGAAATATCTTCCAACGTCCCGGTCGTAACACGCTGGTCGGGCCGAAGCCCCCTCTCGATTATCGCGACCGGCCGGTCGGCGTTCATTCCGTTTTCAACGAGGAAACTGCTTATCTTCGGGAGGTTCTTTACGCCCATGAGAATGACGAGGGTTCCCTTCGTTCCCGCAAGCCACTTCCAGTCGATCGCTGACTTCTCTTTCGTAGGGTCCTCATGCCCTGTGAGAAACGTAACCTGGGATGCGAAGTCCCTGTGGGTTACGGGTATTCCAACGCACTCGGGGACTGCAATTCCGGACGTGATGCCCGGAACCATTACTACCTCTATACCGTTGTCCCTCATGATCTCCATCTCTTCCCCGCCACGGCCAAAGAGGAACGGGTCTCCGCCCTTGAGCCGGACGACTGTCTTTCCCTCTTTGGCGAATTTCACCATGAGGTTTTCTATCTCGTTCTGCTCCTTCGTGTGGCTTCCGCCGTACTTCCCGACGTCGATCTTTTCGACATCCGGGAGGGAGGCGATGATCTCGTCGCCGGGGAGCTGGTCATAGAGGATAACGTCCGCGAGGTCTATGACCTCCCTCGCCCGAAATGTCATGAGGCCCAGGCCGCCGGGGCCGGATCCAACCAGATACACTTTTCCTGTCATTTTTACACCTTATGCTTAATCCTTTACAGCCCGAGGCTAAGTCTCGCCTCTTCGATGAGATCGTAGCCGATCGAACGGAGCTTCTGCCCGATCAGGCGGGCCTCCTCCACGCTGCTGCCGTCGTCCTCGATCCTCTCCCATCTCTTTCCGTCGAGCGAGAGAACCTCGGCGATAAGGAAGCCGTTCTCGCAGAAGACCCCCTGCGGAGTATAGCATCCGCCGCCGATCTCCTCCATGACTGCCCTCTCGACTGACGCGTCCCTCCTCGTCTGTTCGTGGTTTAAGGGTTCGAAGGTCTTTATGAGTTCGGGATCGTCCCTGCATACGACCGCGATTATCCCCTGGTTCGGAGACGGGACGTGCCATTGGGGAAGGAGTCTTGTTCCCGGAAGATCGAGCCCGAGTCTCTCCATCCCGGCTTCGGCGAGAACGATTGCGTCGTACTCGCCTTCCTTCAGCTTTCTGATCCTCGTATCGACGTTTCCGCGAAGCTCCTTCACCTCGACATCAAGTCCGCCGCGGAGGAACTGTGCACGCCTCCGGGTGCTGGAGGTTCCGACGATCTTTACTTCCTTTAAGGGGCAGTAGTGCACGAGAAAGTCAGCGGGGGAGTCTCTCTTCAGGATGGCACAGGTCACGACGCCGTCCGGCCTTTTTGCAGGGATGTCCTTCATGCTGTGGACCGCGAAATCGATCTCGCCTTCGAGTATCGCATCGTCGAGAGCCTTGACGAATATTCCCTGCCCGCCGACTTTGTGGAGCGGAACGTTTGTTACGTTATCGCCGCTCGTGCTGATCTTTTTGACCTGGGTTTCTATATCCAGGTCGTAGAGCATCCGGCATACACGCTTAGTCTGGGCGAGGGCGAGCTTGGAGGCCCTTGTTCCGGCGATCAGAGACATCTGTTGTATGCCTCTGATATCTTTTCTATATCCTCTGTGGTATGCGCAGCGGAGACGAAGTTCGTCTCGAACTGGGACGGCGGAAGGAATATCCCCTCCTTAAGCATCCCCTTCCAGAACTTTCCGAACTTTTCGGTGTCGCTCTGCTTCGCCTCTACATAGTTCGAAGGCGGAGAGTCCCTGAAGTAGAGCTTGAACATGGAGCCGAGACGGACGAAAGAGTTCCTGTAATTTTCCGGAAGGGACTCCATGATCTCCTTCGTGAACCCGTCGAGCTTACCGTAGAGACCGCTGTTTTCATGAATATATCTCAGCGCCGCGATCCCGGCGGAGACCGAAAGCGGATTGCCGCTGAATGTTCCCGCCTGGTATACGGGTCCTGCCGGTGCGACGAGCTCCATGATCTCCTTTCGTCCGGCGAAGATTCCCATCGGAAGACCGCCGCCCGCGATCTTTCCGAGCGTCGTTATGTCCGGCTTAATATCGTACATTACCTGCGCTCCTCCTATTCCGACCCTGTATCCGCAGATTACCTCGTCCATTATGAGGAGCACGTCGTTTTCGGCCGTGATCTTCCGCACCTCTTTGAGGTAATCCTTTTCAGGGAGTACCGGGCCGACATTGCCCATGACCGGTTCGAGGATGAACGCGGCGATATCTTTGTTCTTCGATAGGAGCTCTTCGAGCGATTCGATGTCGTTGTACGGAACCTGCATCGTGTGGGATACGACCTCGGGGATCACTCCGGCGGAGTCGGGGACGCCCATCGTCAGCGCACCGGAGCCGGCCTGGATCAATACTCCATCGTGGGCGCCGTGAAATCCGCCTTCGACCTTGATGATGTCCTTCTTGTTCGTGTAGCCCCTTGCAAGCCTTATCGCCGCCATCGTGGCCTCGGACCCGCTGGATACGAACCTGCACATATCTATCGACGGGTGATCGCCGGCGATTATCTTCGCAAGCTCGATCTCTTTTTCCGTCGGTGTCCCGTAGAGCCAGCCGTCTGCAGCCTGCTCTTCGATCGCCGCCTTTACGACCGGGTGGCAATGCCCGAGAAGCAGGGGGCCGTAACCCATACAGCAGTCGATCAGCTCGTCGCCGTCTTCGGTGTAGATCTTCGACCCGTTCGCTCTTTTAGTATAGAACGGGTAGGGCTTGATCGCCCGCACGGGGCTGCTGACCCCGCCGGGGATTAGTGTCTTTGCGATATCGAATAGTTCACTGCTCTTCATCGATCCACCCTGCGATGTCCTCTGCAAAATAGGTGATAATCAGGTCGGCGCCAGCACGTTTTATCGATTTCACGCTCTCCATTACGACGCGTTTTTCGTCGAGCCAGCCCTTTTCGGATGCGGCCTTTATCATCGAATATTCTCCGCTGACCTGGTAGGCAGCAACTGGAACGCCGAGTGATGTTACGGATGCGATAATATCGTGATAGAACCCGGCGGGCTTTACCATCAGAATGTCCGCTCCCTCGGAGAGATCGAGTTCGGATTCGAGGAACGCCTCCCTCGCGTTTCCGCACTCCATCTGGTATGTCGTCCGGTCTCCGAACGCCATGCCCGAATCTGCTGCCTCCCTGAACGGTCCGTAGAGTGCGCTTGCGAACTTGGTCGAGTACGACATTATCGGGATGTCCTCGAAGCCTTCGTCGTCGAGAGCATCCCTGATGGCGGTCACCTGCCCGTCGAGCATGCACGAGGGTGCGACCATATCGGCACCGGCCTCTGCATGGGATACGGCGATCCGCATCATCAGCTCCAGTGACGGATCGTTTAAGAGATCG
Above is a window of Methanolacinia paynteri DNA encoding:
- the hemB gene encoding porphobilinogen synthase, whose product is MYPQRRLRRLRKRNIQPLFRETTVLKEDLIMPVFFDENITEKKPIESMPGQYRYPLYEAGDVAQRILDKGIQAMLVFGIPKAKDENATEAWNENGVVQEAVRMIKSEVPDMVVITDVCACEYTSHGHCGIVGDTPCGPDLLNDPSLELMMRIAVSHAEAGADMVAPSCMLDGQVTAIRDALDDEGFEDIPIMSYSTKFASALYGPFREAADSGMAFGDRTTYQMECGNAREAFLESELDLSEGADILMVKPAGFYHDIIASVTSLGVPVAAYQVSGEYSMIKAASEKGWLDEKRVVMESVKSIKRAGADLIITYFAEDIAGWIDEEQ
- the hemC gene encoding hydroxymethylbilane synthase, with amino-acid sequence MSLIAGTRASKLALAQTKRVCRMLYDLDIETQVKKISTSGDNVTNVPLHKVGGQGIFVKALDDAILEGEIDFAVHSMKDIPAKRPDGVVTCAILKRDSPADFLVHYCPLKEVKIVGTSSTRRRAQFLRGGLDVEVKELRGNVDTRIRKLKEGEYDAIVLAEAGMERLGLDLPGTRLLPQWHVPSPNQGIIAVVCRDDPELIKTFEPLNHEQTRRDASVERAVMEEIGGGCYTPQGVFCENGFLIAEVLSLDGKRWERIEDDGSSVEEARLIGQKLRSIGYDLIEEARLSLGL
- the cobA gene encoding uroporphyrinogen-III C-methyltransferase; amino-acid sequence: MTGKVYLVGSGPGGLGLMTFRAREVIDLADVILYDQLPGDEIIASLPDVEKIDVGKYGGSHTKEQNEIENLMVKFAKEGKTVVRLKGGDPFLFGRGGEEMEIMRDNGIEVVMVPGITSGIAVPECVGIPVTHRDFASQVTFLTGHEDPTKEKSAIDWKWLAGTKGTLVILMGVKNLPKISSFLVENGMNADRPVAIIERGLRPDQRVTTGTLEDISEIAQLRGVKPPAIIVIGDVVSLYRE
- the hemL gene encoding glutamate-1-semialdehyde 2,1-aminomutase, translated to MKSSELFDIAKTLIPGGVSSPVRAIKPYPFYTKRANGSKIYTEDGDELIDCCMGYGPLLLGHCHPVVKAAIEEQAADGWLYGTPTEKEIELAKIIAGDHPSIDMCRFVSSGSEATMAAIRLARGYTNKKDIIKVEGGFHGAHDGVLIQAGSGALTMGVPDSAGVIPEVVSHTMQVPYNDIESLEELLSKNKDIAAFILEPVMGNVGPVLPEKDYLKEVRKITAENDVLLIMDEVICGYRVGIGGAQVMYDIKPDITTLGKIAGGGLPMGIFAGRKEIMELVAPAGPVYQAGTFSGNPLSVSAGIAALRYIHENSGLYGKLDGFTKEIMESLPENYRNSFVRLGSMFKLYFRDSPPSNYVEAKQSDTEKFGKFWKGMLKEGIFLPPSQFETNFVSAAHTTEDIEKISEAYNRCL
- a CDS encoding DUF3566 domain-containing protein yields the protein MPELVYINPLSAAKIAAAISVVLGFIAGVIIVFLGLFSVLASLVIPVSTIEAGADLLSGVLQVIVTTIALAILGFITGGIAAFIYNIAAGIFGGLDLGFVDAIFVAEEEPGTENSIGYE